The following coding sequences are from one Sesamum indicum cultivar Zhongzhi No. 13 linkage group LG11, S_indicum_v1.0, whole genome shotgun sequence window:
- the LOC105174503 gene encoding uncharacterized protein LOC105174503, producing MAGWLKVLFLVCFLVIAGVGSVKGKGVCGTLSPDQEAVQLAPCAAAARDGKAPVSKSCCLQVKRIGQNPRCLCAVLLSNAAKAAGVKPQVAISIPKRCGFAHRPVGYKCGPYTLP from the exons ATGGCTGGTTGGTTGAAGGTTCTCTTCCTTGTGTGCTTTCTTGTCATAGCAGGTGTCGGAAGTGTGAAAGGCAAGGGGGTATGTGGGACACTGAGTCCAGACCAAGAGGCCGTGCAGCTGGCGCCATGTGCAGCGGCAGCAAGGGATGGAAAGGCACCCGTTTCAAAGAGTTGCTGCCTTCAAGTAAAGAGAATCGGGCAGAATCCCCGGTGCCTCTGCGCTGTTCTGCTATCTAATGCTGCTAAGGCAGCTGGCGTCAAGCCACAAGTTGCTATCTCAATCCCCAAACGCTGTGGTTTTGCTCATCGTCCTGTGGGATATAAGTGTGGAC CTTACACCCTCCCTTAG